The Puntigrus tetrazona isolate hp1 chromosome 13, ASM1883169v1, whole genome shotgun sequence genome contains the following window.
AAAacttttgtaaatttttaaacactatgactatacagtaaataaattgcATGGCGCTTGTTGTAGGCTGTACTACTTTCCTATACATACTATGTCTTTTTATACTTTAGGCACacagttttatgtgttttttatgcCTGTTCTGTTATCCTGATGGCTTTATTGTTTTGAGGAgtctttgtttttgtaagaaTACTATTATATTGGTACAACAGGCACCTATGATTAATGCTTTGAGGCAATAAGAGCCTGAGTTTATTTATCACTAGTTTCGAGTGACTTCTGATAACGGTGGATGACAAAGTAAACTCACACttaatcttaaaatatcttAGTCTCCACTAAGGACACCCCCGAGAGTCAACTCAAGATAGgtctttgaatgttttaattaattccaCGCgacattttcacacacacacatcacttaTTTAACAATAACAGGCGAAAAGAGAAACGCATTCGTGAATAAACCCAATAAAAACTACTTTATAAAGCCTGGGggtatcccacaatgcagcaCGCGGGTTTGGTATACATTCACCATGGGAACGAGGACAAGactaaagtaaaacaaataggaaaaaaaaaacacatttcgcCCGTGCCAGTTTCCATTGTAAACATGCACTTTCGAGATCCCCGTGACCCGTTAGAGACGAGCTCGTCCGAGGAAGAAACCCGTTAACGTGACATCGGGGGGATTTAAGCCGTCTTACCGTTCGTGAACTCACACCGAAACCGTTCCCGTAAAAGTCACTTCACGTCCAGCATCGGCCGGGCTCCCTAAAACATGTGGTCGCGAGGTGAACGACCCGAGACGAAGAGATGCGTTGCCCTTTAAAACGCACATGAGTAACAGACTGCAGAGAAGAGTCCGGGGACcgacgcgcgcgcgcgctcatCCGCTCGCGGTGCCGTGTCCGCCGGAGCGAGCGGGGAGGTCCCAAGCGCTCCTGCTCGTTCAGAGACGCTCCTTTCTGCAGCCCCTGCTGGTCAGGCGGTGGACTCATACTGAACCCCCAGAGACCAGCACTGGCATCGCATTGCTTCGTTGCTTTACATTGTGCTCGCCGTAAGAAAAAATGAACAGCACTGCGTTTTGCGCTTTAAAAGCTTTACGCGGGCAGCTTGAAGAATCAGATGCGCTTTTACGCCGAAAGAAGAGACATTCGTTTACGTGGTATCTTTACAGCTCACTTTAATTCTCAGACCGTGAGAGTGCACGCACGCGCATAGCGCCACCCATCCGTAGACAAGTGCAATGCATTAAAGACGGATCATTTGAGACGAAGGcactattattcattttatttatgtgtttattttcaatacAAAGGCTTAAATGAGAGCAAAGCACCCGCTGTTTCAAACGCGTATAACTGTTTGACAGCTCTGTCATTATACAGTCAATGAAGTGAATGGTGACTGAAAAGTTGTCACCTGTAACAGCTGCTTTTGCGTTTCAACATAAGAGTCAATAATTAATGACatcgtttgtttttttaaggacCTAATCATTTATGCAATCTATTGTGAGAGTGTGCCGAAATACAGGGCTTGGACAACGAAACTCAAACACCGGCCACTTTAGTGCTGGAGGTGTCATGGCTAAAGTTGACCAGCCTGGTGGCCAGTCTTCATCGATTGCACATTCCACCGGTAAGTGCAGAGTGTGAAGGTTATGGGTGACacatcagagttcaaaagaggacaaattgttggtgcacgtcTTGCTGGCGCATCTGTGACTCGGAgagcaagtctttgtgatgtatccAGAGCCATGGCATCCAGGGTAAAGTCGGCATACCACCAATAAGGACGAACCACGTCCAACAGGAGTgactgtctgaaagggatgtccgcGTGCTAACCCGGATTGTATCCAAAAACACACTCACCGCAGAATGTAATGTGCACCTCgactctcctgtttccacctAAACTgtccacagggtcaatatatatatagccgGGCTGCTGCGGCCAAACCTTTGATCCTTTGAATAGTGCCAGCAGCAAAAATCCtgggctgtggacaatgtgaaacatgtattattCGCTGATGAGTCCACCTTCGCTGTCTTTCCTACATCCGGGAGAGTTACGgtgtggagaagccccaaagaagcgCGCCACCCAGACTGTTGCgtgcccagagtgaagcatgggggtggatcagtgatggtttgggctgcgATATCGAGGCATTCTCTAGGCCTAATACTATTTTGGAGGACCATGTGCTGTGTATCAGGATGATCATGCatcaatacacacagcaagactggtgacagagtggtttgatgaacatcaAAGTGTAACTGAACATCTCCCATGACCTGActagtcaccagatctaaatataaTTGAGCCACTTTGgtgtgttttggaggagcgagtcGGGAAACGTTTTCTCCACCGGCATCATGTAGTGTCCTGGCCACGTTTCTGCAAGAAGAAAGGTtcaaaatccctctggccactgCGCGGGACTTGTATTTGTCATTCCCAAGACGTACTGATGCTGTATTGGCCACTAAAAGGAGAGTTGGCACTTTTAGTGAGCTGGTGTTTTCTTGAAACATTGGCCTGTGataaattgaatgttttatttgcaatgaAATGCAGAGGGTACATCTTAATAtagatcaaataataattataatgtggTAAAAGCATCAGATATATCAGTTGCATGTTTATCATCATGACTCAGCTGGATTTGTGACCTTTCACTGTTATATGAAGCGTTTCGATGAATCACCCGTGAATAGCTGAATCCGATGTTAATTGCAGTTTGTCAgcaatttgattaaaatatgatcatcattatttatttgcttgcgtTTTGTCTATTTCTTAAGATGAACTGCTATCTGATTCAGCCTGTCACTAGTGGTAGTTTTGCAAGAGGAAAAGAATTAGTTATTTCTCTACTCACGCAACAAAAAGACACGCCCACCCGGGCGCTAACCATTGGATGTGATGCGACTCAGTCAAATAAAGACCCGCCCACAAGCAAGCTGCGCGTGCTGCCATTGGTACAACATGGCCCTATAAGCAGAAATAGCTGAACACATCCGTGTTAAAGAACACTATACGGAGCCTTACATAATCACCGCACACTAGTTGGTGAGTATACAGTAAACTTTTATACTGCATGCAAAAGATTATGAGCTCATGTAAGCTTTCTGTTGTAATATTGTGCGATATgtgaatgtatatgtatataataacgTGTACGAATACACCGGTGTGGGCCACTTTGTTTATTATGAAAACGTTTCTCGTTAGTGTTTACGTATTGTAATCTCAGCATGCATTATTACACAGCGTTTTTACTGagttattgatttaaaataaagacatttctatatatttccCGATCTTCCCAAAAACAGGTACAATCGTCTTTTTTGGACAAATATCGATAAATGacctaaatattaataaaaatatggtggggatttttttatgtatatgtatgcaaatGCGCGGggatatatttgtgtgtatttcgACAGTTTTACTgtcagaagtaaaaaaaacaaacaaaaaaaaccacatttttaattttttatcccGAAttgatttcaataaaaaatattaattctaatattatttcCACAGTGTAACTgcttttacttcatatttgatcaaatgaatgcagccttacAAGactcaaatgattattttagaagaatcaaacaaaaaaaatgtatttagtttaagactttttaatctttccttttcccctctctctctccacgaTAGTGAAGCATCATGGGAGGTCAGCTGTCCATCGATGAGAAAGTCCATGTGGTGATTGTTGGCGGTGGTTTTGGAGGCATTGCAGCCGCTCAACACCTTAAACATCATGGGGTGCCCTTCATGCTCATTGACATCCTGGATGCGTTTCATCACAACGTTGCAGCGCTGCGTGCCTCAGTTCAAGCTGGTGTGCTAATAACACGATGCCTAATGTAGTAAAACCAAACAGAATAACGcagcaatgcatttgttttgtatcTTCATCTAGGTTTTGCGAAACAGACGTTCATACCATACAAAGAGACATTTGGACTGAACTTCCTCCAAGGCCGTGTCATACAGATAGACACAGAAACGCAGACTGTGGTACTTGACAATGGAAAGgtgagaggttttttttaatgctacagCAGAAGGAAACTAACACGAGAGCTTTAATAAGTGCTAATTTTAATCTACAGCAAATACGGTACTCACACCTCATTCTGTGCACCGGAACAAGCGGACATTTCCCAGGAAAACACAATTCGGTGGACACCTACCAGTCAGCCATTCAGAAGTATGAGAACTTTGTCAAAGTGGTGAGTTGTCCTATCGGTCATTTTACGTAACCACTTAACCGACAGCACAGAAGTAACTGTTAAAAGCTTGAATTATTGCCACGTTCATCCATTGTTTCAGATCCAGGAGGCGAGCGCGGTCGTAGTTGTCGGAGGCGGGACCACGGGTGTTGAACTGGCTGCTGAGATCAGGACTGAATTTACCGACAAGAAGGTGAAGCGCTGCATTCGCACACAAACAGACATCATGCTCGTTCTTGTCTCACGCTGATTTCATCTAGGTGACTCTGATCCACCCGCGTGAGGAGGTGGCTGATCCTGATCTGTTGCCGTCTGTCAAAGAACAAGCCAAACAGGTGCTGCTGAAAAAGGGGGTGGAGCTTCTGCTAGGTAATGATCTTGTGTGTCAGGGTTGCTTAGCTTCTGCTTTATATTCCTTTGCTTGACGCTGGGCATCACGCGTCTCTTTTATCTGAGGGACTGACTGCGAGAAATATGAGACACCGGAGACCCGTTGTTGCTAATACAGATATTGATAcgattttactttaataaaatgttaactcGATAGAAGACTTATTGTCTCATACAATTgctgcatttcaaaacattagaaTAAATTGGGTGGCTTTCAGTATGATGCACtccaatataaataaaaaaatgctatactatatatttttttttaaaatgcaactggTAGCAGCTTTTAATACTAAAAACTTGAGTATTAATATCACTGTCATGTCATTGcagttcttatttattttttttgtttgtatttgcattgaaattgatatttttcttagtgaccctttaaaataatgtacagctgaaataaatattttatgtgcacatatatattcatttattcatttaaagtaatatgGCTGGGTGCGGGGCTGGGGGGACTTTTATCACCCTAAAAGTGTTTATATTGCAGTGGCTGACTGTACGTGGTCTATGTGGGGAAATCTTTTCAGGAAATGGAAAATGTTACAAGCTGCATTTGactatgcaaaatataaaaacatgcattgtgCTTCAGACCACATATATACCATTAAATGTGCATGGTTTCTAACTTTCCCTGTTTTTCTAAACGCAGGACAGAAAGTGACAAACCTCGATGATCTGCAACTGAATGTGTTTCGGAAAGACATGGTGGTCAAGACCAATAAAAATGAGCAGGTCGTTGCTGATCTAGTCATCTGCTGCACAGGGAGTAAAATCAACTCTGAAGCATACAGGTCCAGTCTTAGTAAGTGCTTTTTGTACGTAATAAATGCTTATTCGTGATGATACCTATTCTTAACATTTGGTTGCATCTCCAAAATAAGCTTTGCTTTGATGCATCTGTTTGTGTGAAttacatctaaaaatatatgaatttttttttaaacataacttataatacattatttatgtcATGAAAAGTGGtacataaaatgctattttattaaataaatgcaaattatttctATAGGTGGCACTGATTGTTAATAGATGTTAATGTGCTTGGATTACACCGTAttttgtgtgcatatttattgttaatgaTCATACATTCATTAATCAtaactttattaaatttaaatatgataatacACCCTTTCTTAATGGCACAGAAGCCTGGTACTTGAGCACTAGCAGAGCTTAGAGAATTGTATATGTaggtatgtatatgtatgtattttttttatctctctctctctctctctccctctctgtttaTACTTCATCTCATTTTCCTGTGTTTCAGATGCATGCATGACAGAGAGTGGAGCTCTGAAGGTGAACCAGCACCTGCAAGTAGAAGGCTTTGACAATGTGTATGCTGTGGGTGACTGCGTCAATCTCAAAGAACCCAAGATGGCGTATCATGCCGGACTTCACGCTGCGGTTGCTGCCACCAATATCATAAACAGTTTGACGGGAAAATCTTTAACCTCATATCGCACAGGTACGCACCAAGGACCCGGCGGTTTAGCTTCAGCCGTTCTTTGCGAGCTCGTTTTACACAACGGTTCTTTTATGATATAATTCATACAGCTTTTCATACTCACtcaacaatataattttttttccaatcagGAAATGTGACTATGCTGATCGCTATGGGCAAGGATGCTGGAGTAGGCCAGTTTAACGGCTGTAAACTACCTCAGTTTCTGGTCACCAAGGGAAAGAGCCAAAGCTTGCTGCTGTGGAAGAGCTGGAGGGAAATGGGCCAAAAAGCCCCTAACTGACACAAGGTTATCAAAAGGGTTTACATCATACtcaaaatgtatatgttaaCTATGTTAAGTATAACACAGTTCCATCTTACttgattacttttttataaaataatttttacatttatcattgTCTTATTAAATTAAGCCAACAGAAGGAAGCTTCATATTGTACAAATAACAGAGATTATATACTTCTATATAACATTGCTCGTAATATTTTGTAGAACAATCAAATGCACCGTTTTATAGTACTTTGTTCTAGTGTCTTCCTGCATTGATCACGTGACGTGTGATAACTTATTGGTGTTTCTCCACTAGAGGGCAACATATATCAAATCATTGTAGCCCGGACAATGAAACAAGATGATGCTGAGTCATAGATTTGGTTTTTCACAATTGCATATTGAAATCAAtatctaaaaatgcacaaatggaCGCAGTGAGTTCACTCGGTGAATGCCTTTACTCACGTTGTTTTCTGAGTGAATTCACGCTGGAGAATGGAGGATTAGCCTAAATCAGTTTTTAAGAAGCCATTAAAGCGCCTAATCAGGTTTGTTTCATGCATCACATATCAACGGAGTGGTGATATCACGTTGGAGCTAAAAGGGTTGTTTTTGCAGTTTACATTCAATTTAGTGTAAAAGGTCTATTGgctgttcattaaaataataaatattaatttgcagTGCGTTCATCTGATTGAAAAGATAAGTGCACTGCACTATAAGACGCACTGCCAAGAGAACTGGAGATGTTCACAAAGAGCTGGAAATCTCTGCAAAATGCCCCGTAATGCTGCAGTCATGTCTGGAGCTGGTGGAAGGCCGTTGGTATTTAGTGTTTAAGTCTTGATATATTGTCCTGAAATCAAggcactgtgttttttttatatcacattACACATCTTTGCCGGTTGGCCTTGGATACAAGTggtctttaaatgcaatgctGCCATAAATTGTAACTCTGAAAAGCTCACAAGCTCCCAACCCATTGTTTGAGTCGAGGCACACAGGCGCTGATTCAATTCAGAGCTTGCTTACTCCGATACGAATGTCAGTTAGCATTTTTTATGTCTGTTCATGTTTGTCATTTGTTGTTCTTATTGTTAAGGATGATCTTTGCCATGCAGGTTTATATTGTTTCaacttgtatttttaaaagttatctGTATGAACTGAGCGGTTTAAATTAAGACTTCTGAAGAAACACAGTCAGTTTATATAAAAGATTTaactttgaataaaacattgacAATAGCCTAAAGCTACATAATAAACTTATGCATCAAGTAAGCATGTTTGTTACTTTCCCTTTAAGACTAAAACAAATTTGGATAGAAAATAACTGCTAATACTTAACTAGAATTATTGAAGGTTGTTTCAATGAGACTTATAACATCATTATATGTTTTATGAAAGTTATGACATCCTTCACTGTAAAGAGCCATCAGCAATTTCCTGTATCAGCGTCAAGATATACTGTATAACTAAATCACTGTCGAGTTTAagatttattcaataaagagaGGCAGCAGCATGTTTGGTTCCTAACAAGTGTCCACTCAAATGCAGGCCTGGCGCCTCAATCCCTTTTATGAATCTTTGTTGCTTGATATACTGTACAATTTTGCACTGATGTGACTCAgcaaaacatgagaaaaaaatacatcgAAT
Protein-coding sequences here:
- the aifm2 gene encoding apoptosis-inducing factor 2: MGGQLSIDEKVHVVIVGGGFGGIAAAQHLKHHGVPFMLIDILDAFHHNVAALRASVQAGFAKQTFIPYKETFGLNFLQGRVIQIDTETQTVVLDNGKQIRYSHLILCTGTSGHFPGKHNSVDTYQSAIQKYENFVKVIQEASAVVVVGGGTTGVELAAEIRTEFTDKKVTLIHPREEVADPDLLPSVKEQAKQVLLKKGVELLLGQKVTNLDDLQLNVFRKDMVVKTNKNEQVVADLVICCTGSKINSEAYRSSLNACMTESGALKVNQHLQVEGFDNVYAVGDCVNLKEPKMAYHAGLHAAVAATNIINSLTGKSLTSYRTGNVTMLIAMGKDAGVGQFNGCKLPQFLVTKGKSQSLLLWKSWREMGQKAPN